The Raphanus sativus cultivar WK10039 chromosome 2, ASM80110v3, whole genome shotgun sequence genome includes a region encoding these proteins:
- the LOC108843158 gene encoding uncharacterized protein LOC108843158 — MAPLKYLCFRKILLLLLLFFILFSCSSFFVTFASSEASVDGELQQTQSLDLHFRVRRLLVKDLETGDDVEETSPPARKKKKLTDSVSSTPAGTKKNQTKLIKPISSSTKNQTKLAKTTMSSKLNSTKSSSNTTKAGSDLKKPKSSNSTSSTKKPADLSKSSSSKNKTTTKTQSSKLSPPPQKKKTPPSSSKPVTKPKQAEKAIKPFWLDDEEDEDFVSEFRDLPTRFQRSLIPDLERISTTSKSYINKANKEITKNFKPYFGNKYSPTIASVVSFVFILVPLLLVSLVFNRFKAYFSLQKLLIFIQIYLSIYFSILCLSSLVTGIEPLKFLYATSSSTYVCLQIMQTLGYVFYLLLLLMYLVLVFSTDCSLGLKVLGLAQTFVGFAVGLHYYVAVFHRVVLRQPPKTNWKVHGVYATCFLLICLLSSAERRKKEYLEDGGDEGKKN; from the coding sequence ttgttcttctttctttgttacTTTTGCCTCATCAGAGGCTTCTGTTGACGGTGAGCTACAACAAACACAATCCTTAGATCTACATTTTAGAGTGAGAAGATTGTTGGTGAAAGATCTAGAAACAGGTGATGATGTTGAAGAAACTAGTCCTCCTGCtcgcaagaagaagaagcttacTGATTCTGTTTCATCAACACCAGCTGGTACTAAGAAGAATCAAACCAAGCTCATTAAACCAATCTCTTCTTCCACCAAGAACCAGACTAAACTCGCCAAGACTACTATGTCTTCCAAACTCAACTCCACCAAATCATCTTCCAACACCACCAAGGCCGGATCAGACCTCAAGAAGCCCAAATCCTCAAATTCTACTTCTTCCACCAAGAAACCAGCAGATCTGTCCAAATCAAGCTCATCAAAGAACAAAACCACCACAAAAACCCAAAGCTCCAAGCTCTCTCCTCCCCCACAGAAGAAGAAAACACCACCATCCTCTTCAAAACCAGTGACCAAGCCCAAACAAGCAGAGAAAGCAATCAAACCATTCTGGCTAGACGACGAGGAAGACGAAGACTTCGTCAGCGAGTTCAGAGACCTCCCCACGAGATTCCAAAGATCACTGATCCCAGACCTAGAGAGAATCTCAACCACATCCAAAAGCTACATCAACAAAGCCAACAAAGAGATCACCAAGAACTTCAAACCTTACTTCGGCAACAAATACTCACCGACCATCGCCTCAGTAGTCTCCTTCGTCTTCATCCTCGTCCCTCTCCTCCTAGTCTCCCTCGTCTTCAACCGTTTCAAAGCCTACTTCTCCCTCCAGAAACTCCTCATCTTCATCCAAATCTACCTCTCCATCTACTTCTCTATCCTCTGCCTCTCCTCGCTCGTCACCGGCATCGAGCCTCTCAAGTTCCTCTACGCCACGTCGAGCTCGACCTACGTCTGCCTGCAGATCATGCAGACCTTGGGCTACGTCTTCTACCTCTTGCTTCTCCTCATGTACCTTGTTCTCGTATTCTCGACTGATTGTAGTTTGGGCCTTAAGGTACTGGGCTTGGCTCAGACGTTCGTGGGTTTCGCGGTGGGTTTGCATTATTACGTGGCGGTGTTTCATAGGGTGGTGCTGCGTCAGCCTCCGAAGACGAACTGGAAGGTGCACGGTGTTTACGCCACGTGTTTTCTTCTCATCTGTCTGTTGTCTAGTGCGGAGAGGAGGAAGAAAGAGTACTTGGAAGATGGCGGTGACGAAGGCaagaaaaactga
- the LOC108821924 gene encoding uncharacterized protein LOC108821924: MERSTPVRNPHTSTADLLSWSETPPPSDHSSSSAARSHQPSDGISKVLGGGQITDEEAQSLNKLKNCSGYKLKEMTGSGIFTNEPKGVSESDYASTDPKTGLRYYQQTLNGVSQISFSADGNVSPKKPTTLTEVAKQRELSGNLLTEADLKSKKQISSAKIEEISGHNIFGPPTEIQPRSLAAAHQEARGNRDMGEPAPRNLRTSVKVSNPAGGQSNILFSEEPEVKTSKKIHDQKFQELTGNGIFKGDESPGTGDKQLSSAKLREMSGNNIFADGKSESRDYFGGVRKPPGGESSISLV; encoded by the exons ATGGAGAGAAGCACGCCAGTGAGAAACCCTCACACTTCCACCGCCGATCTGCTTTCCTGGTCGGAAACTCCTCCTCCTTCTGATCACTCTTCCTCTTCCGCCGCTCGTTCTCACCAG CCGTCAGATGGAATCAGCAAGGTTCTTGGCGGCGGTCAGATCACAGACGAGGAAGCTCAGTCCCTCAATAAGCT gAAGAACTGCTCAGGTTACAAGTTAAAAGAGATGACTGGAAGTGGCATCTTTACCAATGAGCCCAAAGGCGTATCTGAATCCGATTATGCTTCTACTGATCCAAAGACTGGACTTCGTTACTATCAA CAAACTCTAAACGGAGTGAGTCAGATATCATTCAGCGCTGACGGGAATGTTTCCCCAAAGAAACCAACCACTTTAACCGAGGTTGCAAAGCAGAGAGAGCTGAGCGGGAACTTGCTCACCGAGGCAGACttgaagagcaagaagcagatcTCAAGTGCTAAGATCGAAGAGATAAGCGGTCACAACATCTTCGGACCTCCAACTGAGATTCAGCCTCGGTCCTTGGCTGCTGCTCATCAAGAAGCTAGAGGTAACAGAGACATGGGAGAGCCTGCACCAAGGAACCTACGCACTTCTGTTAAAGTCTCCAAT CCTGCAGGAGGACAGAGCAACATACTGTTTAGCGAAGAGCCTGAAGTGAAGACATCGAAGAAGATACATGACCAGAAGTTTCAGGAGCTCACGGGCAACGGTATCTTCAAAGGAGATGAGTCGCCTGGAACTGGAGACAAGCAGCTAAGCTCAGCTAAACTCAGGGAGATGAGCGGGAACAATATATTTGCAGACGGGAAGTCAGAGTCCCGAGACTATTTTGGAGGTGTGAGGAAGCCACCAGGCGGTGAGAGCAGCATCTCTTTGGTCTAA
- the LOC108839598 gene encoding uncharacterized protein LOC108839598: MIMLSCLPECDEEDESNRNQPESVTEEKPKEKESFFLSWYKHHLRNFYQAFKFPKGSSHVKPDDDDGLERNPMQSKEEATIIVQQAIIIPEISDPSLLLTEQCRRSLYTSLPALVQGRKWVLLYSTWRHGISLSTLYRKSLLWPGLSLLVVGDRKGSVFGGLVEAPLLPTDNKYQGTNSTFVFSDKSGQPTIYRPTGANRFYTLCSKDFLALGGGGRFALYLDSELLHGSSACSETYGNSCLANSQDFDVKEVELWGFVYGSKYDEILALSRTTESICRWS; this comes from the exons atgataatgcTTAGTTGCTTGCCTGAGTGT GATGAGGAAGATGAGTCAAACAGAAATCAACCAGAGTCTGTCACTGAAGAGAAACCTAAGGAGAAGGAgagcttcttcttgtcttgGTATAAACACCACTTGAGGAACTTTTATCAGGCTTTTAAGTTTCCCAAGGGATCTTCTCATGTGAAaccagatgatgatgatggccTTGAGAGGAATCCCATGCAGAGTAAAGAGGAAGCAACAATAATAGTACAGCAAGCAATTATTATACCTGAAATATCAGATCCCTCTTTACTTTTAACGGAGCAGTGCAGACGTTCCCTTTATACTTCACTTCCTGCTCTTGTTCAAGGCAGGAAATGGGTTTTGCTCTATAG tacaTGGAGGCACGGTATATCACTATCAACGCTGTATAGGAAAAGCCTCCTCTGGCCTGGTCTCAGTTTACTG GTTGTTGGAGACAGAAAAGGTTCGGTGTTTGGTGGTCTTGTGGAGGCACCTTTGCTACCAACTGATAATAAGTATCAG GGAACCAACAGTACATTTGTTTTCTCTGATAAGTCTGGACAACCAACTATATACCGTCCCACAG GAGCAAATAGGTTTTACACTTTATGCTCCAAAGACTTTCTAGCTCTCGGTGGTGGTGGACGGTTTGCTCTCTATCTAGATAGTGAGCT GCTACACGGATCAAGTGCGTGTTCAGAGACATACGGGAACTCTTGTCTTGCAAACTCTCAGGACTTTGATGTTAAGGAAGTTGAG TTATGGGGATTTGTGTATGGCTCAAAGTACGATGAGATTCTAGCTCTCAGCAGAACAACCGAGTCTATTTGCAGGTGGTCATGA
- the LOC108843510 gene encoding uncharacterized protein LOC108843510 produces the protein MGSRLGRRVVHFANLPIKLLMPTKLTNIHEFALKTIPSATKIEIKRVLESLYGFEVEKVNTLNMDGKKKKRGGLLIAKADYKKAYVTLKNPLSISKDLFPVKYIEEDRKSKVKGSSFVEEEDDKKSHWLDQKEKREVGGYGNGKSRRGGGGERSTSTARASAAAASGAKFPWSSMRFGGK, from the coding sequence ATGGGGAGTCGATTAGGAAGACGAGTTGTTCATTTCGCGAATCTTCCGATCAAGCTTCTGATGCCTACGAAGCTGACGAACATCCACGAGTTCGCGCTGAAAACGATACCTTCAGCGACGAAGATCGAGATCAAGCGAGTCCTCGAGTCACTCTACGGATTCGAGGTGGAAAAGGTGAACACTTTGAACATGGacgggaagaagaagaagcgcgGTGGTCTGTTGATAGCCAAGGCTGACTACAAGAAAGCTTACGTCACGCTCAAAAACCCTTTGTCGATCTCCAAGGATCTGTTCCCGGTGAAGTACATCGAGGAAGATAGGAAGAGTAAAGTGAAAGGATCTAGCTTtgtggaggaggaagatgataaGAAGAGTCACTGGCTTGATCAGAAGGAGAAGAGGGAGGTCGGTGGCTATGGTAATGGTAAAAGTCGTCGCGGCGGCGGCGGTGAGAGGTCGACTTCGACGGCGAGAgcttctgctgctgctgcttccgGGGCTAAGTTTCCATGGAGCAGCATGAGATTTGGTGGCAAGTAA
- the LOC108843509 gene encoding uncharacterized protein LOC108843509, with product MATATGEGRKQQFADSNSPLKYPSFKPPPKPSHCAIDVSPLLLVKEEEEEAAFPLKQDTSLVQDVCTISVLPDQGNTLVPHFTLFSFVKALLPSKNQMFIDAQLNCQKTQNRINVLLGGTDSYQSCVVDINLEKGNGAEPHDGGVLGNLKSETLHMQKVLQRQASMTTDKAISERCHDAPTNRWRRYKRAASFDSRKIVILFSILSSVGTLILIYLTLRVRQSGDNSFNHL from the exons ATGGCCACCGCCACTGGTGAAGGG AGGAAGCAGCAATTCGCAGATAGTAACTCACCACTCAAGTATCCAAGCTTCAAGCCACCACCTAAGCCTAGCCACTGCGCCATAG AtgtttctcctcttcttcttgttaaggaggaggaggaggaggctgcATTCCCTTTGAAACAAGACACTTCACTT GTACAAGACGTGTGTACTATCTCAGTCTTACCTGACCAAGGCAATACCCTCGTCCCTCACTTCACTCTCTTTAGCTTCGTCAAGGCTCTGCTTCCTTCTAAAAATCAGATGTTCATCGATGCCCAACTCAACTGTCAGAAGACTCAGAACCGCATCAATGTTCTGCTTGGTGGCACTGATTCCTACCAGTCATGCGTCGTCGACATTAACCTCGAGAAAGGCAACGGTGCTGAGCCCCACGACGGTGGAGTCCTTGGAAATCTCAAGTCCGAGACTCTT CATATGCAAAAGGTATTGCAGAGACAAGCAAGCATGACCACTG ATAAAGCTATCTCCGAGAGATGCCATGATGCACCAACCAACAGGTGGAGAAGATACAAGCGTGCTGCTTCGTTTGATTCTAGGAAAATCGTCATCCTTTTCTCCATCTT ATCAAGTGTTGGAACGCTGATATTGATCTACCTGACACTGAGAGTGAGGCAAAGCGGAGACAATAGCTTCAATCATTTGTAG
- the LOC108821982 gene encoding ubiquitin carboxyl-terminal hydrolase 3 isoform X2, translating into MALYFCVPFREQLLEYYTSNKSVADSEENLMTCLADLFSQISSQKKKTGVIAPKRFVQRLKKQNELFRSYMHQDAHEFLNYLLNEVVDILEKEAKSTNTRHKTSSSSPEKIPNGPTKLPLPNGVHKDPVVTWVHNIFQGILTNETRCLRCETVTARDETFLDLSLDIEQNSSITSCLKNFSSTETLHAEDKFFCDKCCSLQEAQKRMKIKKPPHILVIHLKRFKYMEQLGRYKKLSYRVVFPLELKLSNTVEPYTDVEYSLFAVVVHVGSGPNHGHYVSLVKSHNHWLFFDDENVEMIEESAVQTFFGSSQEYSSNTDHGYILFYESLGPTK; encoded by the exons ATG GCTCTATATTTTTGTGTTCCCTTTCGTGAACAGTTACTCGAATACTATACCAGTAATAAAAGCGTCGCTGATTCTGAAGAGAATCTTATGACTTGCCTCGCTGACTTATTTTCTCAG ATAAGCTCCCAGAAGAAGAAAACGGGTGTTATTGCGCCTAAGCGATTCGTGCAAAGGTTGAAGAAACAGAATGAGCTGTTCCGGAGTTACATGCACCAG GATGCACATGAATTCCTCAACTATTTATTGAACGAAGTTGTTGACATTCTGGAGAAAGAGGCTAAATCTACAAATACTCGACATAAAACTTCATCTTCATCTCCTGAAAAGATTCCAAACGGACCCACCAAACTTCCTCTCCCAAATGGTGTGCACAAAGACCCTGTTGTTACTTGGGTTCACAATATTTTTCAG GGCATACTTACAAACGAGACAAGGTGTCTGCGCTGCGAGACTGTGACAGCAAGAGACGAAACCTTCCTAGACCTAAGCCTTGATATCGAACAGAACAGTTCCATTACTAGCTGTTTGAAAAACTTCAGCTCCACTGAGACGCTTCACGCTGAAGACAAGTTTTTCTGTGACAAATGCTGCAG CTTACAAGAAGCACAAAAGAGGATGAAGATCAAGAAGCCACCACACATCTTAGTCATCCATCTAAAACGGTTCAAGTACATGGAACAGCTAGGCCGCTACAAGAAGCTCTCTTATCGAGTTGTCTTCCCTTTGGAGCTGAAACTGAGCAACACCGTGGAGCCATACACAGACGTAGAGTATTCACTCTTTGCAGTGGTGGTTCATGTAGGAAGTGGACCGAACCATGGCCATTACGTAAGCCTGGTGAAAAGCCATAACCATTGGCTCTTCTTTGATGATGAGAACGTGGAGATGATTGAAGAATCGGCTGTGCAAACATTCTTTGGATCGTCGCAGGAGTATTCCAGCAACACTGACCATGGTTACATCTTGTTCTATGAGAGCCTTGGACCAACCAAGTAA
- the LOC108821982 gene encoding ubiquitin carboxyl-terminal hydrolase 3 isoform X1 gives MGAAGSKLEKALGEQFPEGERYFGFENFGNTCYCNSVLQALYFCVPFREQLLEYYTSNKSVADSEENLMTCLADLFSQISSQKKKTGVIAPKRFVQRLKKQNELFRSYMHQDAHEFLNYLLNEVVDILEKEAKSTNTRHKTSSSSPEKIPNGPTKLPLPNGVHKDPVVTWVHNIFQGILTNETRCLRCETVTARDETFLDLSLDIEQNSSITSCLKNFSSTETLHAEDKFFCDKCCSLQEAQKRMKIKKPPHILVIHLKRFKYMEQLGRYKKLSYRVVFPLELKLSNTVEPYTDVEYSLFAVVVHVGSGPNHGHYVSLVKSHNHWLFFDDENVEMIEESAVQTFFGSSQEYSSNTDHGYILFYESLGPTK, from the exons ATGGGGGCGGCGGGGTCGAAACTGGAGAAAGCACTGGGCGAGCAGTTCCCGGAAGGAGAACGCTACTTCGGCTTCGAGAATTTTGGCAACACTTGCTACTGCAACAGCGTTTTACAG GCTCTATATTTTTGTGTTCCCTTTCGTGAACAGTTACTCGAATACTATACCAGTAATAAAAGCGTCGCTGATTCTGAAGAGAATCTTATGACTTGCCTCGCTGACTTATTTTCTCAG ATAAGCTCCCAGAAGAAGAAAACGGGTGTTATTGCGCCTAAGCGATTCGTGCAAAGGTTGAAGAAACAGAATGAGCTGTTCCGGAGTTACATGCACCAG GATGCACATGAATTCCTCAACTATTTATTGAACGAAGTTGTTGACATTCTGGAGAAAGAGGCTAAATCTACAAATACTCGACATAAAACTTCATCTTCATCTCCTGAAAAGATTCCAAACGGACCCACCAAACTTCCTCTCCCAAATGGTGTGCACAAAGACCCTGTTGTTACTTGGGTTCACAATATTTTTCAG GGCATACTTACAAACGAGACAAGGTGTCTGCGCTGCGAGACTGTGACAGCAAGAGACGAAACCTTCCTAGACCTAAGCCTTGATATCGAACAGAACAGTTCCATTACTAGCTGTTTGAAAAACTTCAGCTCCACTGAGACGCTTCACGCTGAAGACAAGTTTTTCTGTGACAAATGCTGCAG CTTACAAGAAGCACAAAAGAGGATGAAGATCAAGAAGCCACCACACATCTTAGTCATCCATCTAAAACGGTTCAAGTACATGGAACAGCTAGGCCGCTACAAGAAGCTCTCTTATCGAGTTGTCTTCCCTTTGGAGCTGAAACTGAGCAACACCGTGGAGCCATACACAGACGTAGAGTATTCACTCTTTGCAGTGGTGGTTCATGTAGGAAGTGGACCGAACCATGGCCATTACGTAAGCCTGGTGAAAAGCCATAACCATTGGCTCTTCTTTGATGATGAGAACGTGGAGATGATTGAAGAATCGGCTGTGCAAACATTCTTTGGATCGTCGCAGGAGTATTCCAGCAACACTGACCATGGTTACATCTTGTTCTATGAGAGCCTTGGACCAACCAAGTAA
- the LOC108828428 gene encoding adenylyl-sulfate kinase 2, chloroplastic, with protein sequence MEGLAIRASRPSIFCSLPGLGGGNQQRPPSDGFLKFPASSADNSTKLVVNSGSFHPISAVNVSTRASLTADIPALSGTNVKEERINGEKKKADNIVWHESSICRCDRQELLQQKGCVIWITGLSGSGKSTVACALSKALFERGKLTYTLDGDNVRHGLNRDLTFKADDRTENIRRIGEVAKLFADVGVICIASLISPYRRDRDECRSLLPEGDFVEVFMDVPLSVCESRDPKGLYKLARAGKIKGFTGIDDPYEAPLNCEVVLKHTGDDVSSSPHQMAENIISYLQNKGYLEG encoded by the exons ATGGAAGGATTAGCTATCAGAGCATCGAGACCTTCCATTTTCTGCTCTCTTCCAGGTCTCGGCGGGGGTAATCAGCAACGACCTCCAAGTGACGGTTTCCTCAAGTTTCCGGCCTCGTCGGCAGATAACAGCACAAAACTAGTCGTGAATTCTGGTTCTTTTCATCCAATCTCCGCCGTCAACGTGTCTACTCGAGCTTCTCTCACCGCAGATATTCCCGCCCTTTCAG GAACGAATGTGAAAGAGGAGAGAATCAACGGAGAAAAGAAGAAGGCAGACAACATCGTATGGCACGAGAGTTCCATCTGCAGATGCGACCGACAAGAGCTTCTTCAACAAAAGGGTTGTGTCATTTGGATCACTGGTCTCAGCGGTTCGGGGAAAAGCACTGTTGCTTGTGCGCTAAGTAAAGCTCTGTTTGAAAGAGGCAAACTTACTTACACACTCGACGGAGACAATGTACGTCACGGCCTTAACCGGGACCTTACTTTCAAAGCTGACGATCGTACCGAAAACATACGAAGGATCG GTGAAGTGGCAAAGCTGTTTGCTGATGTTGGCGTCATTTGTATAGCAAGTTTGATATCTCCTTACCGGAGAGACAGGGATGAGTGCCGGTCGTTGTTACCTGAGGGAGATTTCGTGGAG GTTTTCATGGACGTTCCTCTTTCTGTGTGTGAGTCAAGAGATCCAAAGGGGTTGTATAAACTCGCGCGTGCCGGCAAAATCAAAG GCTTTACTGGAATCGACGACCCTTACGAGGCGCCACTGAATTGCGAG GTCGTGCTCAAACACACAGGAGACGACGTTTCTTCTTCGCCACATCAGATGGCTGAAAACATCATCTCTTACTTGCAAAACAAAGGTTACCTTGAGGGTTAA